tgagtcggctctttgcatcaggtggccaaagtataaatttaaaaaattaataaacaggcTAAGGATGAAGGCTAAGGATGGGAGGGGGTCTTCCAATTTGTCATATCCTGGGTGAGCTGGAGTCTTGTCCCACTTCAGTGCTGACTTACGTGTAAGAAACATGTGAGACAAGGTTAGGTATTGATCAGTTGAGGAAGATCTGAGCAGAGGCTTGCAGGACTTACCCCTCCTTTTCCGTAGAAGCAGGGACGTGTCGGAGAGAACGAGGGTACTGAGTCATCTCCTGGGGACAATGGCAGAAGGGAAGCAAGCCGTCACATTCCCCAAACCCTCATGGAGGTCTTCAAGCCAGCAGCCCCTGAGAAAGGCCCAGGACCTAGAGACGGTGTCCATCCTAAGGCCACACGTCTCCCCTCAGATATTCTTGTCAACTCAGCATCTTGAAGTTGTAGAACGCAGTAACGGGTTGTGGGGCAATTCTTTCAACCCTGATAACCTTGAACaaggggctttgctggtggctcagatagtaaagaacctgcctgcagtggagaagacctgggctccatccctggatcagggaagattcccaccccagtattcgtgcctggagaatcccatggacagagaagcctggcgagctacggtccacagggtcccaaagagtcagatataactgagcgagAGACACACACACGTTGAACATAGGCTGTGAAGTGTGTGCTCTCTGCcttccccaccaaaaaaaaatccatcacccAGCCCGGTGATGTCCCTGGGAGTAGCAGGGTGCTTCTCCCCTACCGTCTCACCTGCACCAGGGGAGTGAGTTGCTGTGTTCAGGGCACCCAAAGCATCACTTTGGGATCACTTTGGGTGACACTTTGGTGGGGGTCGGGTCTCTTTCTGGAGCTGTCTGGTTATCCTTGCAGATAGAAACGGCAGACCTCAGGGTCTGTGATGGACCGAGACTCTGCTGGCACTGCGAGTGTTGCTCTATCACACAGTCAGGTttctcagctctgctgctgctgccgccgagTCAGCTGAGCTCTGTGCACATCTGCTGAATGGCTGTGTCGCCccgtctccccctcccctccgcccTTTGCTTCTCTGCAGCCCCTGCTCTCGACGTGGACTGGCAGAACAACACTACCTTTGCCTCCTGCAGCACGGACATGTGCATTCACGTCTGCAGACTCGGCTGCGACCGTCCCGTCAAAACGTTCCAGGGACACACGGTGAGTGTGAGTCCTGACTGGGGCCTCGGGTTCACCAAAGGTGTGTGGGGAGCTGGGAAACCGGCTGGTCTCTGCCTAGGATTAAAAGCCTGCTTACTGTGACTGCCGATTCATTCTCCTACAGCCTCCTCGGGACTATTGTTGCTACCTCTGGTGGTCAGTTATCCACCTGGGTTGGCagtagtgtttttgtttgtttgttttttaattatctgGATGAGCCAGGTGTTGGATTTTGCAGGAAAGACACTAAAGTAGGTATTATAAAAATGTCTGAGGACATAACGGGAAAAAAAAGTGAGTaggaaaattacttttaaagtcAGCTTTGAAATAACTAACTGCTTTTACACTGGTTTCTAGATAAATTCATTTGGCTTCCTTCTTagatgtgattttgtttttggtttttttccccttggagaAATATGGCTGAGGGTGGCTGGTTGTGTAGAGCATATGACTGCACTTTGGattaaggagaaaggagaaagagaaaaatgcctGAAACCTGCGGTGGTGCTTGGTTATCCAGGGtgaatgcaagcaggcttcttgcAGAGACGACAGAGCGCTCCTGCCCCCTGCTGGAAGGTTgtgttacttcagttcagttcagttagttcagtgggtcagtcgtgtccaactctttgcaaccccatggactgcagcacacaggcctccctgtccatcaccaactcctggagcttgctcagactcatgtccattgacccagtgatgccatccaaccatctcatcctctgtcgtcccctttcctcctgccgtcaatctttcccagcgtcacggtcttttccaaggagtcagttctttgcagcgggtagccaaagttttggagttgcagcttcagcatcagtccttccaatgaatattcaggactgatctcccttaggatgtactgattggatcttcttacagtccaagggactctcaagagttctccaacaccacatttcaaaagcatcagttctttggcactcagctttcttaatagtccagctctcacacccatacatgactactagaagaaccatagctttgactagacggacctgagttggcaaaacaatgtctgtgcttttgaatatgctgtctaggttggtcataactttccttccaaggcgtaagtgtcttttaatttcatggctgcagtcaccgtctgcagtggtttcggagcccaaaagaataaagttagccactgtgtccctatctatttgcaatgaagtgatgggaccagatgccatgatcttagttttctgaatgttgagctttaagccaactttttcactctcctctttcactttcatcaagaggctttttagctcctcttcactttctgccataagggtggtgtcatctgcatatctgaagttattgatatttcttctggcaatcttgattgcagcttgtgcttcttccagtccggcattcctcatgatgtactctgcatatacgttaaataagcagggggacaatatcagccttgacgtactcctttccctgtttagaaccagtctgttgttccatgtccagttctaactgttgcttcctgacccgcatacagatttctccagaggcacgtcaggtggtctggtattcccatctctaagaattttccagagtgtgttgtggtccacacagtcaaaggctttggcatagtcaataaagtaagaagtagatatttttctggaactctcttgcttttttggtgatccaacatatgttggcaatttggtctctggttcctctgccttttctaaatccagcttaaacatctggaagttccagttcacgtactgttgaagcctggcttggagaattttgagcattactttattagtgtatgagatgagtgcaaatgtgtggtagtttgagcattctttggcattgcctttctttgggattggaatgaaaactgaccttttccagtcctgtggccgctgctgagttttccagattggctggcatattgagtgcagcattttcacagcatcatctttcaggatttgaaataactcaactggaattccatcacctcgactagctttgtttgtagtatgcttcctaaagcccacttgactttgcattccagaatgtctggctttaggttggtgatcacaccatcatgattatctgggtgatgaagatctttcttatacagttcttctgtgtattcttgccacctcctcttaatatcttctgctcctgttaggaccataccatttctgtcctttattgagcccatctttgcgtgaaatgttcccttggtatctaattttcttgaagaggtctctagtctttcccattcttttgttttcctctgtttctttgcactgatctctgaggaaggctttcttctctctccttgctattctttggaactcagcattcaaattcTTCTGTTACAGGTCCCGAGCTCTTTGCAGTGAGGACAGAGCGCTCCTGCCCCCTGCTGGAAGCTTGTGCTTACTACTCCCAAGCCTTTTTTCATCGAAAACAGAGCGCTCCTGCCCCCTGCTGGACGCTTGTGTTTACTACACCCAggccttcatttctttctttctttctttttttttttaaaccttttgctCTCTTGCAGAATGAGGTCAACGCTATCAAATGGGATCCCTCTGGCATGTTGCTAGCCTCCTGCTCTGATGATATGACATTGAAGGTAAGGCTGCAGGGCCGGGCCGTGTGACCCTTGGTGACCCCGGGGGCCTCGTGCTGTGTCTTCAGTCCCAGCGCTCCTCCTGCAGCTGACCATTGTGTTTGTGAGCCCTCTCGCTGCCTCTGTCGTTTTTTCTCTTTGCAAACGACATGCTGCTTGCCCCAGCAGTGAAGCCCTGTTTATCGGTCGAGGGTCCCGTGGAGCCTCATTCTGTTCCCGAGGCCTTTCTCCCATCCGAGTACTAACTAGACCCGACCCGACCCTGCCTGGCTTCAGAGATCAGACCAGGGTAGTATGGATCCCCCTGGCCTTTCTGACGGGCGCCCCCTGGTGGTGAGCAGATGCCTCTGCCTGGGAAGCACCTGCCCTTTGTCAGCCACCCACCCTGCTGGACGTCAgcttcccagggacagagaaacctcTGCAGTGCTTCTCCCGTTGGGAGAATCGGCCTTTGCTCACCATGTTCTCGTTGCATGCCCGTAGATCTGGAGTATGAAGCAGGACACGTGTGTCCACGACCTTCAGGCACACAGCAAAGAGATATACACCATCAAGTGGAGTCCCACCGGGCCGGCCACCAGCAACCCCAACTCCAGCATCATGTTGGCGAGGTAAAGGGCAGACAGCCTGCACCCCAGTCTCGGTTCTCGAAAGCAGCCTTGGTGGCTGAGTTTGCTCTAGCCACGTGGCGGGTAAAAGTCACTCATGTCCCGAAGAGACCAGGAGATGCTGTCAGTGTGGCTTGCAAAGGTGTTTATGCCCTCAGctgctaaagagtctgcctataatgctggagacttgggttctatccctttgttgggaagttcccctggagatgggaaaaagctaccgcactccagtattctggcctggaggatcccgtggacagaggagcctggagggctgcagtctgtgaggtcacaaagagttggacacgagtgagtgactcaCATTCAAAGTTACTTAGAAACTAACTAACTCAAAGTAAACGGAGAGACGGCTCACTGTGAAAGGGCCGAGAGATAGAGGTTATCATATGATGGCTAAGTTGAAATAAGGATGCTTTAAACCATGATGCTGGAGGGAGGAATTGCCTACATCCACTCTCCCAGCATTTTGCTTTGGTGAAGGTTTTTATTATGACTGAAAAAAGGAAGCAATTTAGCTTGGATCTCAGgcttggttgggcttccctggtagcccagttggtaaagaatctgcctgtaacacaggagacgtggttcgatccctgggtcaggaagatcctctggagaagggcaaggctacccactccagtattcttgggcttccctgatggcttaggtggtaaagaatccgcctgcagtgtgggagacgtgggtttgatccctgggttgggaagatcccctggaaaagcgaaaggctacccactccagtattctggcctgaagaattccatgaactgtatagtccacggggttgcaaagagttggacacgactgagtgactttcagttcatttcacttcactttgggtTTGGTTTACTTGGCCCAACTCGGAGCTACAGGTGGTGAGAATGTTGAATGGTGATAAAAGGTCCCCTGGCTGATACCAGATCCAGCCTAACCATTCATCCTGGCTGTCCCCAGCTtttttgggaccagggaccagttttaTGGAAAATCACTTTTCCAAGGTTTAGAGGGTGATTCGAACACACTACATTTATTGTGCCCTTTATTTCTGTTATGATTGCCTCTGCTTCACCTTGGATCATCAGGCATCAGGTCCCAGAGGATGGGGACCCCAGGTTTATGCAGTAAACCCCCGAAGACACCAGGATCAGATGCAGAGGACTAGTGAGTCAGTGACTCGCCAGAGGGGAGCAGAGCGGTTAGAAGTCCACAGAAGCTCATCACTGAGGCTGCATTCTGTGTTCCAGGTCCTGGTCTGACCTCACGCAGGATACAGTGTGGCACTCCCAGGAGGATATTTTAGTAAGAACCTTGAGGCACACAAGCTAAACAGATTCTAGGAGTGAACGTGGGGTACACTGAGGGTTCTGGAGACGTGATCCCACGAAGGGTCGGTGTGTGTCTGGTCTGGGAAAGACAGGACTTGGGAGGAAGTGGCAGGGTGTTTTTTCCTGTGGAGTTGCAGAGAATGGGGTAGTGGGGAGAGTGGCCGGTGGCCCAGCCCTGCTGTAAATGAGGGGGAGCCCCCCTCCCCTTGTCTTTGTCACATAGCAGTGGGATGAACAATCTGTTACTGAAAGTGCCTGACCCAAGGCCATCTCTCAGAAACCACAGAAAGGAATTCCTGCATCAGCTGAAAAGCTGATCCAGAAGACCGCGAGAGCTGTTATCCTCTTATTGCATGCTGTCCTGAGATCCACTTAAAGGTCCAGGAACAGAACGTTgtcttgttttgtcttgttttgttttgtttgatgacTTGTAAGCTGCTTTTGAATCACATGGTGCCCGTGACGGCCGTAAGTGAGCCTCCTAGGTGCCAAGCATAGAGGGAGGGATGTAAGtcccagaagaggaaggaaatgcCGGGTGGAACAGGTTTATggtgggtgggcttcccaggtgaccctagtggtaaagaagccgcctgccagtgcTGAAGATGTGAGAGAcgtcggttcgatccctgggtcaggaagatcccctggaggagagcacggcaacccactgcagtattcttgcctggagaatcccatggacagaggagcctggcggggctgctgtccatggggtctcagagtcaggcatgaatgggacaacttggcatgcacgcacGCTCTTCTTTCAGATTTAGACAAAACTAAAATTTGCAGCTCCCGGGAGTGTGATTATATATTTGGATGCGATTATATTTTAATTCCTGTGGGATTAAAATTTGTGTTCACTCACTTAGCCATTTCCCTGAATACGGCTCTCggctttatttttggctttgttttacaCTTGGCAGGGATACATGTGTTGTCAGTGGTGGGACCGTTTTAGCAAATGTAGCGAATACGTATCATTTGTGTCTCAGAGAAGTGCAGAAATAAATGAGTGTGGCTGTCAATTTGTTGCCTTGATAACGGCacccaaaaagagaaagagatttattgtgtgatttttttaaaacgaCTTTATCTTAATTGGAAGAGGAATACTTTACGATGTTGGGATGGTTTTTGGCATACCTCAGTATGAATCGGCCACAGGCATACATGTGCCCTCCCTGGACCGAGGCTGTGTGTTCCATGCGTGTTGAGTCACATTCTAGAAGAGAAAGAGGTACCCGCTTAAGGTCTCTGAAATGTAAGGAAAGTCAGTTCCACTGTGATAGCGGCGTCCTCGGGAGACCAGCAGGAACCTGCCGACAGCTCTGGTGACCTTTTTTGAACCCATGGGCGTCCGCAGTGACCTTCTCTGTGTCTTTCCAGCGCCTCGTTCGATTCTACTGTCCGACTTTGGGACGTCGAGCGGGGCGTGTGCATCCACACGCTCACCAAGCACCAGGAACCCGTGTACAGCGTGGCCTTCAGCCCCGACGGGAAGTACTTGGCCAGCGGCTCCTTCGACAAGTGTGTGCACATCTGGAACACTCAGGTAAACCCCCTGCATTCCCACCGCCCgggtccctccccagccccacacccAATACAGTCAAGTTCTCAGTGAcccatgggcttccttggtggttcagacggtaaagaatccacctgcattgcgggagacccgggttcgatccctgggttgggaagattctcctggagaagggaatggcaacccactccagtgttctagcctggagaatcccatggacagaggatcctggcgggctacagtccgtagggtcaccaagagtcggaccgactgagtgactgacgctttgatttcactttcttggtgACCCCAGAACCTGAGTTTGCACTTAGGAACACCTTGCCTCGGACACGGACCTAGACACATCCCTGGTTCCCCAGAGGGTCAGAAGCCCACCTAGCGCCATCTGCCCCGGGCTCTTTGTGGATGCTGGGTCGCCCCTGCCAGGGACTTGGGTTATCTTTTTTCTGAGTCCTTGGCAGGAAACCTGGCACCCACTGCCTTCCATTGACAACAGCAGACATTGCGTGCGGTCCCAGGATGGATGAAGTGGCCTTTTTTCAATCCGCCACCCCCTTGGTGTGCCCTGAGGCCAGGCAGACACTGATGAACATGCTTTCTCAAGGGAGGTAGTAACGGACGCCACGTTAGCCAGCCTGCGGCCGAGGCTGCAGCCTGCTGAGACCTCGGGCTCCTCCTCTGCGGCCGCCTCACACAGTCGTGCCTTCTTGGCAAACGAGATGCAACAGTGGCCCTAACGTGGAACCAGGCTGACGGCCGCccatgtgtgtgcttagccgctcagtggtgtccgactcttgcaacctcatgggcttatattacgtagcctgccaggctcctctgtccacgggattctccaggcaaaaatggtGGAGTtaaggtagccattcccttcttcaggggcatcttcctgacccagggatcgaacttgcatcacAGGAGGATGCTTGACTTTCAGAAAAATTGCCATCATTAGCTGGGTTCTGCCGTCAGCAGCTCAGCAAATCATTTTACCcaccctttttttgtttgtttgtttgtttgtttttaaatcagaggataattgcttttttttacagctgatttctgctgtacagcaacggaatcagccataagtaaataaatgtcccctccctcttgaccctgCCTCTCCCGACCAGTCTTCAAGCCTCCAGATAACggcagagcaccgagctgaggcCCCTGTGCTGCACatacacagcagcttcccgcgTTTTGCATCCTTTTTTCCCCCCGACTAAATCATCAAACTCTCTTGAGTCATTCTGAGGCTCCCTTGAACACTCAGTGAGACGGAAGCCTGGTTGAAATAGAAGCACATATCCAATCTTGCTGACTTTCTCCTTCCCCCAGGAGGCGTTAGCTCAGCGGAAACCGTAGAGGCTGTCTCTCTTGGTGGGCAGCCGAGGGTCATTTAGGTACCCCCCCGCCCCGACCCTATGGCCGTAGTTCTGAGTCACATGATCCTGCAGCTGCCAGAGCCCCTTTAACTGAAAGTTCTGTTAGCATCTGTGTCTTTGAAAGCTTCTGGGCTGACATCCCcaggtgggatgggatggggtggccTCACCAGTGTTGTGCCTCTTGAGTGACGACGCCCTTGCCTTGCAGAGCGGAAGTCTTGTCCACAGCTACCGAGGCACCGGGGGCATCTTCGAGGTGTGCTGGAATGCCCGGGGCGACAAAGTGGGCGCCAGTGCGTCAGACGGCTCCGTAAGCAGCAccctgggatttccccaggcaggagggggggtgcagggaggagggagggcttGGGGAGGGTGGGGTCAAGAACAGTCCAGACCCCTGAGACCCACGTGGGTGTACTCCCAGGGCCGTGATGGGCCTCAGAGACACTTGTTGGTGAAGGAAGCATCTGGGCTGAGCAGTGCTCTGGGAGCAGACGGCTCTTCTCGCTTCCTGAatgatgtgtgttttttttcccggCGGAATTGGTGGTTCTCAGCTGCATCGATTACACCCCTGGAGACATTGGAGGTGTCTGGAGGCATTTGGGTTGTTAGtgcttttggggggtggggggtggggagatgtTGGCACCTGGTGTGGAAACCAGGGCTGCTACTGGAAGTCTTAGGGTGCTTAGGACCTACCCCCCACAACAGAGGAGTGACCCCCACATCACAGATGCTGAGGCTGAGCAACTTGGTCCACCCTTGGCTTCAACCTTTGCGCTCCCACTCGGACCCTCTGATGATGAAGGCCTAACTTTCCATTCAGCAGGTCTCCTGGGTCCCAGTAAGCTTGTGCTGGTCCCCTGAGGTGTCTAGCTTTCTGCACTTGGAATTGCCCTGAGATGTAGGGTAGggtgctggctggctggctgtcaGCCTGTGCCCCACCGCCCCCCACTAGATGTGTGCTAAGGCTTCAGTTGCCATTTGCTCCACCGTGTAGGGGTCTGGTCTGTGACACCCATCGACGGCCGTGGCCTAGGGTTGGTTGCTAATGATGTTTAGACACTCCCCTGTCCTCTAGAGCCGGTCTGATTGAACCCTCTGGACTGTGCgaataaaactttataaacaaGTGGGCGGTGGGCCGGATTTGGTCCACAGGCCACGTGCTGTCCTGAGCTCTTAAGGGCATCTTGTGTTGCCTCTCAAGATAACAGGcgcttttctctctcctttcaggTGTGCGTGTTAGATCTGCGAAAGtaaacacacacaggaaaagtATTATAGGCATGAGAAGAGAATTCTAGCGGACCAGCAGTGGATGTGTGGGGTCGTAGCACTATTCAGACACAATTCCGTCAGCTCCAAAACAGCACCAGCCTGACCTTAGGGAGTGTCCTTTGAGACCACGTCATCCCTGGCCACAGGagtctctattttttctttttcttttttcataaccGTCACTGAGaagtttaaaatggaaaacacacACGCAAGTCCTATCAAAGGGGGGGAAAGGAATGGTTTCCACCCGGAACGTCCAGCCCCGGGGGAGCGCGAAGCCGCCAGCTTGACTCGGCGCATGGATTGGTTTCCACCCAGAACAGGCTCCGATGATTGAAGGGAACGAAAAAACGGGAAAGCCTGTgccaaaacaaagagaaaaaaaaatgctgtgatAAACCAAAAGGGGAGGAAAAACTCCTCCCGTCAATGGGTTGGGTTTTTCCCCCCCCCTAAAAATTTGGACACTACAGTTAAAACTCTCACAAGGACGTTCGAAAGACCAGTTTGTATGGATGAAATGGGTACCTTTGTAATCCCAACAGTTTCTATTTTCTAGAATCTTTGTCCCCGTGGTTTTTCTATGGGCTGGAATCCTGTCGTCTTGGTGGGTGGGGTGGAAGGGTGGGGGAGGCGGGCCGGGCCTTGGGTCCAAGGTGGAAACTGTTACTGGGTGTCTTGcttctttgctgttgtttcaCCCACCAGAGAGACAGCCCCTCTCTCGGATGTGGTGACAGTCTCTGATGACAGCTTTCTCGCCTACATCTTccacctccccttctccctcccccatccccctccccctccctcatAGTCACCTCCCATCTTCCAGTCTCAAGGGCACTTTCCTTGCATAGTAAGTGCTTTATGTAAGAAGGCAGGGCAAGGGGGACTTTTTACAGGagggggaagaagaaaaaaaaagtgacttatAAGAGAAAGAGCCCGGAGTatttttggagaagaaaaaaaaagatattttttatgttaaaacaattttaaaatcgTAAAATGGCTATTCAGACACGAGAGCTTTGTGTGATTCATAtttaacaacaagaaaaaaagaaacctttagGAAGAGACAGGTAGAGGGGTCCCTTCGCTTTGAGCTTGGTGGAAGGCAGTGAGGGGACTCTGGGTGGAGAGCTCTGGGGTCAGCTTTGGGGCTGGTCTGTGCGGCTGGAGAGGAAGACCCCAACCCCTTTTCTGCTCCAGGAAGACCTGGGCGTTTCTTTTTTCCGGTTGTGTCAGACCGGAACAGTGGACAAGAGAGTGCCCTCAAACCCAAGAAGCGTTCCCAGAACCAGCATCACTGAAAGGGGGCCGTCGGAACCACCCCACTCCACAACACCAATGCCACCTCATTTAAGACTAGGGGCCACCCGCGGGGGGACTCCCCTCCAAACCAGGAGCAGCTCGGCCAAGTCCCTCCAGGGCTGACCAACTGGAGGGGCCTCTGGGACCTCACTGGGTCTCACAGTGACACAAGTGATCGGGGAGAGGTTTTCAGTCCTGAGGGTGAATTAACAGAGGGAGGGTGCGTCA
The sequence above is drawn from the Ovis aries strain OAR_USU_Benz2616 breed Rambouillet chromosome Y, ARS-UI_Ramb_v3.0, whole genome shotgun sequence genome and encodes:
- the LOC101119116 gene encoding F-box-like/WD repeat-containing protein TBL1X isoform X4 — its product is MPDVVQTRQQAFREKLAQQQAAAAAAAAAAAAAAAAAATTAAPAAVSQQNPPKNGEATVNGEENGAHAINNHSKPMEIDGDVEIPPSKATVLRGHESEVFICAWNPVSDLLASGSGDSTARIWNLNENSNGGSTQLVLRHCIREGGHDVPSNKDVTSLDWNSDGTLLATGSYDGFARIWTEDGNLASTLGQHKGPIFALKWNKKGNYILSAGVDKTTIIWDAHTGEAKQQFPFHSAPALDVDWQNNTTFASCSTDMCIHVCRLGCDRPVKTFQGHTNEVNAIKWDPSGMLLASCSDDMTLKIWSMKQDTCVHDLQAHSKEIYTIKWSPTGPATSNPNSSIMLASASFDSTVRLWDVERGVCIHTLTKHQEPVYSVAFSPDGKYLASGSFDKCVHIWNTQSGSLVHSYRGTGGIFEVCWNARGDKVGASASDGSVSSTLGFPQAGGGVQGGGRAWGGWGQEQSRPLRPTWVYSQGRDGPQRHLLVKEASGLSSALGADGSSRFLNDVCFFSRRNWWFSAASITPLETLEVSGGIWVVSAFGGWGVGRCWHLVWKPGLLLEVLGCLGPTPHNRGVTPTSQMLRLSNLVHPWLQPLRSHSDPLMMKA
- the LOC101119116 gene encoding F-box-like/WD repeat-containing protein TBL1X isoform X3 codes for the protein MSITSDEVNFLVYRYLQESGFSHSAFTFGIESHISQSNINGTLVPPAALISILQKGLQYVEAEISINEDGTVFDGRPIESLSLIDAVMPDVVQTRQQAFREKLAQQQAAAAAAAAAAAAAAAAAATTAAPAAVSQQNPPKNGEATVNGEENGAHAINNHSKPMEIDGDVEIPPSKATVLRGHESEVFICAWNPVSDLLASGSGDSTARIWNLNENSNGGSTQLVLRHCIREGGHDVPSNKDVTSLDWNSDGTLLATGSYDGFARIWTEDGNLASTLGQHKGPIFALKWNKKGNYILSAGVDKTTIIWDAHTGEAKQQFPFHSAPALDVDWQNNTTFASCSTDMCIHVCRLGCDRPVKTFQGHTNEVNAIKWDPSGMLLASCSDDMTLKIWSMKQDTCVHDLQAHSKEIYTIKWSPTGPATSNPNSSIMLASASFDSTVRLWDVERGVCIHTLTKHQEPVYSVAFSPDGKYLASGSFDKCVHIWNTQSGSLVHSYRGTGGIFEVCWNARGDKVGASASDGSVSSTLGFPQAGGGVQGGGRAWGGWGQEQSRPLRPTWVYSQGRDGPQRHLLVKEASGLSSALGADGSSRFLNDVCFFSRRNWWFSAASITPLETLEVSGGIWVVSAFGGWGVGRCWHLVWKPGLLLEVLGCLGPTPHNRGVTPTSQMLRLSNLVHPWLQPLRSHSDPLMMKA